Proteins from a genomic interval of Thermoanaerobacterium thermosaccharolyticum DSM 571:
- a CDS encoding DNA internalization-related competence protein ComEC/Rec2 produces the protein MMIMDKPFLLVAIFLSLGIIISKYLEINTVLLFIILCVILILSIYTYLKRKDSTILLLLSVAIFGMIIGANALHSKGMYDNLNNKLVSFDGIVSDVVVKDGISKYVLKPKNKEKILITQYGGVFPKDGDLVELRGIIQLPQGKRNPGGFDYKLYLKKNGITALMSVNGYSVKIIKKNADSIIQRVFRNTKERIVENYSVSMPKNDADFVSSVILGEYNVEDDILNSFRITGISHIIAVSGFNFGLLTVFMMFVLNIFHIRRYSAPIIIPLLIFYTLITGLPPSAVRSVIMASMALIASSIGRNNNPINAVSFAAVIILSFNPLMLFDIGFQLSFVATLSILLLYNPVKDMLKIKNEKLKEVVSVTVAAQLGTIPITIYSFHNLSIISLLPNIIIVPIVSIAVILGFLSALIGLIFSPLAIILNMINTPIVELILFLTKIFAEIPHASINVSVPPFYMIIFYYTALLIMISSLSKINKLKVILLILVTSMTILFVNTLIPRNLEITFLDVGQGDSTFLRTPDGENILIDGGGRPEYNRSSFDVGQDILLPYLLYENAASLDAIFISHTDSDHIGGILSILDDVDVKRIFIGRQVQEDENYKRLMDIANKKKIPVFQLSKGDTITIDGIRYYVLSPSSSIINENPINNNALVFKMVYQNVSILFTGDIEKEAENALIDDNISSDILKVAHHGSNTSSQKNFIDKVNPKISVIMVGKNNYGQPDSEVVKYLESKSQLFRTDKDGAVIVDTNGTYIHIKKMVGD, from the coding sequence ATGATGATTATGGATAAGCCGTTTTTACTTGTAGCTATTTTTTTATCTCTTGGCATTATTATAAGCAAATATCTAGAGATAAATACTGTTTTATTATTTATCATACTTTGTGTGATTTTAATTTTAAGTATTTACACATATCTAAAAAGAAAAGATTCTACAATTTTGTTGCTTTTGTCAGTCGCGATTTTTGGTATGATTATTGGTGCAAACGCATTGCATTCCAAAGGTATGTACGACAATCTTAACAACAAATTAGTTTCTTTTGATGGAATTGTATCAGATGTTGTGGTCAAAGATGGTATTTCAAAGTATGTATTAAAGCCCAAAAATAAAGAAAAAATCTTAATAACACAGTACGGAGGAGTATTTCCGAAAGATGGAGATTTGGTTGAATTACGTGGTATAATACAATTACCACAAGGTAAAAGAAATCCAGGTGGGTTTGACTATAAATTGTATTTAAAGAAAAATGGTATAACTGCATTGATGAGTGTAAATGGATATTCAGTAAAGATTATTAAAAAAAATGCAGACAGTATCATCCAAAGAGTTTTTAGGAATACAAAGGAACGGATAGTTGAAAATTATAGCGTATCGATGCCGAAGAATGATGCTGATTTTGTGTCGTCTGTTATATTAGGTGAATACAATGTTGAAGATGATATACTCAATTCTTTTAGAATTACAGGTATTTCACATATAATTGCAGTATCAGGTTTCAACTTTGGATTATTGACTGTTTTTATGATGTTTGTTTTAAATATATTTCATATAAGGAGATACTCTGCTCCGATTATAATTCCTTTGTTGATTTTTTATACGTTGATTACTGGTTTACCACCATCTGCAGTAAGATCTGTTATAATGGCTTCCATGGCTTTAATTGCATCATCAATAGGCAGGAATAATAATCCAATCAATGCAGTATCTTTTGCTGCAGTGATTATACTTTCTTTTAATCCATTGATGCTTTTTGATATAGGGTTTCAGCTATCATTTGTAGCAACATTGTCTATATTGCTTTTGTATAATCCTGTTAAAGATATGCTGAAAATAAAAAATGAAAAGTTAAAAGAGGTTGTGTCTGTTACTGTTGCTGCACAATTAGGAACAATACCGATTACAATATATTCTTTTCACAACCTTTCAATTATTTCTCTTCTGCCTAATATTATAATTGTTCCAATTGTGAGTATAGCGGTTATTTTAGGATTTTTATCAGCTTTAATTGGACTTATATTTTCGCCTTTGGCTATTATTTTAAACATGATAAATACGCCTATTGTCGAATTAATATTATTTCTCACAAAAATTTTTGCAGAAATTCCGCATGCTTCGATAAATGTATCTGTGCCGCCATTTTATATGATAATATTTTATTATACAGCTTTGTTAATAATGATAAGCAGTCTAAGCAAAATAAATAAGTTAAAAGTCATATTGCTAATTTTGGTCACATCAATGACAATATTATTTGTTAACACATTAATACCCAGAAATCTTGAAATAACTTTTCTTGATGTAGGACAAGGCGATAGTACATTTTTAAGGACTCCAGATGGTGAAAATATATTGATAGATGGTGGTGGAAGGCCTGAATACAATAGATCTTCTTTTGATGTAGGACAAGATATACTTTTACCTTATTTACTGTATGAGAATGCAGCATCATTAGATGCAATATTCATATCACACACTGATTCGGACCATATTGGAGGAATACTTTCAATTTTAGATGATGTAGATGTAAAGAGGATTTTTATCGGTCGTCAAGTGCAGGAAGATGAAAATTATAAAAGGCTTATGGATATAGCAAATAAGAAAAAGATACCAGTTTTTCAGTTGTCAAAAGGTGATACTATAACTATTGACGGAATAAGATATTATGTTTTGAGTCCTAGTTCCAGTATTATTAATGAGAATCCGATAAACAATAATGCCCTAGTCTTTAAAATGGTATATCAGAATGTCAGTATCTTATTTACTGGCGATATAGAGAAAGAAGCTGAAAATGCATTGATAGATGATAACATATCATCAGATATTTTGAAAGTTGCACATCATGGCTCAAATACCTCTTCACAAAAAAATTTTATTGATAAGGTGAATCCTAAAATTAGTGTTATCATGGTTGGAAAAAATAATTATGGACAACCAGATAGTGAAGTAGTAAAATATTTAGAAAGCAAATCACAACTTTTTAGGACGGACAAGGATGGAGCTGTAATTGTAGATACAAATGGTACATATATTCATATCAAAAAAATGGTCGGGGACTGA
- the holA gene encoding DNA polymerase III subunit delta, whose protein sequence is MNLNYAEFLEIVNKSFLPAYVFYGEERFLIDEAVKKLKNKLLTDGTDIMNLSIIENVDDKNVIDSLETLPFMSDHRLILIKDDEFFKKLNDSTINNIIKHIEDGDTNNCIAFIFGDKIDMRKKLFKTISKVGAIVNFEHLKYEEAVNYVGFFVRKYGKVIKKPVAEYIVKNIGVDLYRLLNEVKKFVSYSNDKEILIDDVKFLISSNISESVFRLVNAIGLKQESTAIYVLNKMIANAENPIGILAMIGRQFRILLKAKYFLKQNLDRKELQSRLGIPYFSINDIIEQSKRFEEDDLIDAYELCVKCDRELKLSYDGNVVLESLIRKLCN, encoded by the coding sequence ATGAACTTGAACTACGCTGAATTTTTAGAAATTGTAAATAAAAGTTTTTTACCTGCTTATGTTTTTTACGGTGAAGAAAGGTTTCTAATAGATGAAGCAGTTAAAAAGTTAAAGAACAAATTGCTAACTGATGGTACGGACATCATGAATTTGTCCATTATAGAGAATGTAGATGACAAAAATGTTATAGACAGCCTTGAAACGCTTCCGTTTATGTCGGATCATAGGCTTATTTTGATAAAAGATGATGAGTTTTTTAAAAAGTTAAATGATAGTACCATAAATAACATTATTAAACATATAGAAGATGGTGACACAAATAATTGTATTGCATTTATATTTGGCGATAAAATTGATATGAGGAAAAAATTATTTAAAACAATAAGCAAAGTGGGTGCAATAGTAAATTTTGAACATTTGAAATATGAAGAGGCTGTCAATTATGTAGGATTTTTTGTAAGAAAGTACGGCAAAGTCATTAAGAAACCTGTGGCTGAATACATTGTCAAAAATATAGGTGTAGATTTGTATAGGTTGTTAAATGAAGTAAAAAAGTTTGTGTCATACAGCAATGATAAAGAGATACTTATAGATGATGTGAAATTCTTGATATCTTCGAATATAAGTGAAAGTGTGTTTAGATTAGTGAATGCTATTGGTTTAAAACAAGAAAGCACAGCTATATATGTTTTAAATAAGATGATTGCCAATGCTGAAAATCCTATAGGTATTTTAGCAATGATTGGAAGGCAGTTTCGAATCCTACTTAAAGCTAAATATTTTTTGAAGCAAAATCTTGACAGAAAGGAATTACAGTCAAGACTTGGGATTCCATACTTTTCAATCAATGATATTATTGAGCAATCAAAAAGATTTGAAGAAGATGATTTGATAGATGCTTATGAATTATGTGTAAAATGTGATAGAGAGTTAAAATTAAGCTATGATGGTAATGTCGTCCTAGAATCGCTTATAAGAAAATTATGCAATTAA
- the rpsT gene encoding 30S ribosomal protein S20: MANIKSAKKRILVTKRRTLENKIIKSRVRTAISKFEKNLAEGNIDNTRAALINAIRELDKAYSKGTLHRNTVARKKSRLYAKFNALNA, from the coding sequence TTGGCAAACATAAAGTCCGCTAAGAAAAGAATACTTGTAACGAAAAGGAGAACGTTAGAAAATAAAATAATAAAGTCAAGAGTAAGAACGGCTATTTCTAAATTCGAAAAGAATTTAGCAGAAGGTAATATAGATAATACTAGAGCTGCATTAATTAATGCAATTAGAGAGCTTGACAAAGCTTACTCAAAAGGTACATTGCATAGAAATACAGTTGCAAGGAAAAAGTCAAGATTATATGCAAAGTTTAACGCATTAAATGCTTAA
- a CDS encoding phage holin family protein produces the protein MLKAIIRFVVSAIVLMIVGYLVPGFSVAGFWGALISAIVIALLGYIVEALLGKNISPRSRGIVGFVVAAIVIYVSQFIVPTIHATILGSIIAAFVIGLVDAFIPTELR, from the coding sequence ATGTTGAAAGCGATAATAAGGTTTGTCGTATCAGCAATTGTTTTAATGATAGTAGGTTACCTAGTTCCTGGTTTTAGTGTTGCGGGATTTTGGGGTGCTTTGATATCGGCAATAGTAATAGCGTTACTAGGCTATATAGTGGAGGCGTTGCTAGGTAAAAATATTTCTCCCAGAAGTAGGGGTATAGTTGGATTTGTAGTAGCGGCAATTGTAATATATGTATCTCAGTTTATAGTTCCAACAATACATGCTACTATACTAGGTTCTATAATAGCCGCATTTGTCATCGGGCTTGTTGATGCTTTTATCCCTACAGAATTGAGGTGA
- the gpr gene encoding GPR endopeptidase, with translation MFSIRTDLAVEARELYKDGHAGEIPGVSIDEKEEDGIKVVKVSILNDEGAKAMGKPIGDYITIEAPDLRYRDIELEDKVAQKLADVIKEISNVNVNIKTLVIGLGNWNVTPDALGPKVIENIVVTRHLKELAPLQFGDNICSVSAMAPGVLGITGIETAEIVKSIVDKIKPDLVITIDALASRRIERLATTIQISNTGISPGSGIGNKRSAINMESLGVPVVAVGVPTVVDAATIANDAIDHLESTLIKNTTSNSPLYNVLKNMDKEDKYALIKEVLSPDENLIVTPKEIDLLIKNISSILSRGINLALQPNLTVDEMNQLVH, from the coding sequence ATGTTCAGCATAAGGACAGATCTTGCTGTAGAAGCCCGTGAGCTATATAAAGATGGACATGCTGGAGAAATACCTGGAGTTTCAATCGATGAAAAAGAAGAAGATGGCATTAAGGTAGTAAAAGTAAGTATATTAAATGACGAAGGCGCTAAAGCAATGGGGAAACCAATAGGTGATTATATAACTATAGAGGCGCCTGATTTGAGATATAGGGATATTGAGCTTGAGGACAAAGTGGCACAAAAACTTGCGGATGTTATAAAGGAAATTTCAAATGTTAATGTAAATATTAAAACACTTGTCATTGGCCTTGGAAATTGGAATGTAACGCCAGATGCATTGGGACCTAAAGTTATAGAAAATATTGTTGTGACTCGTCATTTGAAGGAACTAGCTCCTCTGCAATTTGGTGATAATATATGTTCTGTAAGTGCAATGGCTCCAGGTGTATTGGGTATTACCGGTATAGAAACTGCAGAAATTGTAAAAAGCATAGTTGATAAGATAAAACCTGATTTAGTTATTACTATTGATGCTCTTGCATCTAGGCGTATTGAAAGATTAGCTACAACAATACAAATATCAAATACAGGTATTAGCCCCGGTTCTGGAATCGGAAACAAAAGATCGGCTATTAACATGGAGAGTTTAGGGGTACCTGTCGTGGCTGTAGGCGTACCTACTGTAGTGGATGCTGCCACTATTGCCAATGATGCTATAGATCATCTGGAAAGTACATTAATAAAAAATACAACCAGCAATAGTCCACTTTATAATGTATTAAAAAATATGGATAAGGAAGATAAATACGCTCTTATTAAAGAGGTATTGAGTCCTGATGAAAACCTCATAGTTACTCCTAAAGAAATTGACCTTCTTATAAAAAATATTTCATCTATACTGTCACGGGGAATTAATTTAGCTTTACAGCCTAATTTGACAGTAGATGAGATGAATCAACTTGTACATTAA
- the spoIIP gene encoding stage II sporulation protein P: protein MYRSSLKYYRIKKISFLILLLFNILFYRWLMTDNIKASSINFVTEAFAEEYNNIDGAFITALNYTMPAVDVSYKTQGFYNRDLTIASMFNLSQNDPLKILKYQIPIISQIDINTNKKASITQLTSNQKDTANKNADNKVTDVVSKNNATAPDKPIANGTTPDKPLILLYHTHTMESYVATEKNKYVATYGYDRTNDLNYNMVRVGDSLANYLMNDYGIGVLHDRAIHDYNYDQSYYNSSLSVKKYLDEYPSIKVTIDLHRDGYGSVMQPGVDSIPVLSNLSNQAYRKKYIMDINGQTAAKVLLIIGSRRTAEMKEDWKKNYEFAKQISDKLNELYPGMSLGIEVHQYAEYNQHFSEKGILIELGSNYNTLEEALNTTPYLAKAIYEVLKDDGLAK, encoded by the coding sequence TTGTACAGAAGTTCATTAAAGTATTATCGCATTAAAAAGATTTCTTTTCTTATTTTACTGCTTTTTAATATCTTGTTTTATAGATGGCTAATGACTGACAATATAAAAGCATCAAGTATAAATTTTGTTACAGAAGCATTTGCAGAGGAGTACAACAACATAGATGGTGCATTCATAACTGCTTTAAATTATACAATGCCTGCAGTTGATGTAAGTTACAAAACGCAAGGTTTTTATAATAGAGATTTAACTATTGCTTCAATGTTTAATCTTAGCCAAAACGATCCACTTAAAATATTAAAATATCAAATTCCCATCATATCTCAAATAGATATTAATACAAATAAAAAGGCTTCTATAACACAACTTACAAGTAATCAAAAAGACACTGCTAACAAAAACGCAGATAATAAAGTTACAGATGTAGTTTCAAAAAATAATGCTACTGCACCTGACAAACCAATTGCTAATGGTACTACACCTGATAAACCTTTAATACTGCTTTATCATACACATACAATGGAATCGTACGTTGCAACTGAAAAAAACAAGTATGTAGCCACATATGGCTATGATAGGACGAATGACCTTAATTATAACATGGTTAGGGTTGGAGATAGTTTAGCCAATTACTTGATGAATGATTACGGGATAGGCGTACTGCACGATCGTGCCATACACGATTACAATTATGATCAGTCATATTATAATTCTTCTCTTTCTGTTAAAAAATACCTTGATGAATATCCATCGATAAAAGTTACGATAGATTTACATCGAGATGGATATGGAAGTGTTATGCAGCCTGGTGTTGATAGTATACCGGTTTTAAGCAATTTATCAAATCAAGCGTATAGAAAAAAATATATCATGGATATCAATGGACAAACCGCAGCAAAAGTCCTCCTTATCATTGGATCTAGAAGGACTGCTGAAATGAAGGAAGATTGGAAGAAAAATTATGAATTTGCAAAACAAATTAGCGACAAGTTGAACGAATTATATCCAGGTATGTCCTTAGGGATAGAGGTTCATCAGTATGCTGAATATAACCAGCATTTTTCAGAAAAAGGCATATTAATTGAGTTGGGTAGCAATTACAATACTCTTGAAGAAGCTTTAAATACAACGCCATATCTTGCTAAGGCCATATATGAGGTATTAAAGGATGATGGGCTTGCTAAATAA
- a CDS encoding N-acetylmuramoyl-L-alanine amidase family protein, with the protein MKKIFSSDSFKKFIYIYCTIFVVLLSTILLFISNTLIAFSTPNELKGKTILIDPGHGGIDGGTSSGNLLEKNINLEASMILKSKLISHGAKVIMTRDKDISLENLCNDNDYRHRRDLKSRVNMINNNKIDIYLSIHVNAVANAPYVNGPMVFYSNANESNKTLALYIQKSLNAATGINRNPNIADYFLLTNAKKTGVLVELGFITNNSDKNLLQSREYLSKLSDGIIDGLEKYFKNE; encoded by the coding sequence TTGAAAAAAATATTTAGTTCTGACAGCTTTAAAAAGTTTATTTATATATATTGTACCATATTTGTGGTACTTTTATCCACAATACTGCTATTTATTAGCAATACTTTGATTGCATTTTCAACTCCAAATGAATTAAAAGGAAAAACCATACTTATAGACCCTGGACATGGTGGTATTGATGGAGGTACCAGTTCAGGCAATCTATTAGAAAAAAACATCAATTTAGAAGCATCCATGATTTTGAAATCAAAACTAATAAGTCATGGCGCTAAAGTAATTATGACTAGAGATAAAGATATATCGTTAGAAAACCTTTGTAACGATAACGACTACAGGCATAGACGAGACTTAAAGTCAAGAGTAAACATGATTAATAACAATAAAATAGATATTTATCTAAGCATCCATGTTAACGCAGTTGCAAATGCTCCTTACGTTAATGGGCCTATGGTCTTTTACTCAAATGCTAATGAAAGCAACAAAACATTAGCTCTATATATACAAAAATCTCTAAATGCCGCAACTGGAATAAATAGAAATCCAAACATTGCTGACTATTTTCTATTAACAAATGCAAAAAAGACAGGTGTTTTAGTAGAACTTGGCTTTATTACAAATAATAGCGACAAAAATCTATTACAAAGCAGAGAATATTTATCAAAATTATCAGATGGCATAATCGACGGTCTAGAAAAATACTTTAAAAACGAATAA
- a CDS encoding glycosyltransferase family 4 protein, which translates to MEKIKVMHIIRAAEGGMKKHLLSILLGLDKEKYQLAVGCSFDKNTSDYLHENGVLVYHVDICDGLNVSKDASAIIKIRNMIRDFKPEIIHFHGAKASLIGRFACFGYNLKIVMTVHNFPEYKRMNKIKKRLYLSMNKYLNKKTNAIITVSEALKRAIVDEENIAPEKVKVIYNCVDLSTYVDNPSLDFRKEYNLEPDTLLIGCISRLIPSKGVQDLIKALEILKGRVKVFAFVAGDGPYLNYLQDMVQKAKLENIRFLGYRNDINDFLRNIDIFVLPSHSEGFGISVAEAMTLGVPVIATNVGGIPEIIENNEDGIIVNPESPNDLANAIEILATNTDLRNKFSKKGREYIVSNFSKEKMLNDIDILYENLRRK; encoded by the coding sequence ATGGAAAAAATAAAAGTCATGCATATAATAAGGGCAGCTGAAGGAGGAATGAAAAAGCATTTATTGTCTATACTGCTTGGTCTTGATAAAGAAAAGTACCAATTGGCAGTAGGATGCTCCTTTGACAAAAATACAAGTGATTATTTGCATGAAAATGGAGTCTTAGTTTATCATGTTGATATTTGCGATGGATTAAATGTTTCAAAAGATGCAAGTGCAATTATTAAAATCCGCAATATGATAAGGGATTTTAAACCAGAAATAATTCACTTTCATGGAGCAAAAGCGTCTTTAATAGGAAGATTTGCATGTTTTGGGTACAACTTAAAGATTGTTATGACAGTACACAATTTTCCAGAATATAAAAGAATGAATAAGATAAAGAAGAGACTTTATCTTAGTATGAATAAATACTTAAACAAGAAGACGAATGCAATAATAACTGTATCAGAAGCTTTAAAGAGAGCAATTGTAGATGAAGAAAATATTGCTCCTGAAAAAGTAAAAGTAATTTACAATTGTGTTGACTTATCAACATATGTAGATAATCCATCTCTTGATTTTAGAAAAGAATACAATTTAGAGCCAGACACATTATTAATCGGTTGTATTTCGAGATTAATACCATCTAAAGGTGTGCAAGATTTGATTAAAGCATTGGAAATACTTAAAGGTAGAGTAAAAGTCTTTGCTTTTGTGGCAGGCGATGGGCCGTATCTTAATTATTTACAGGATATGGTACAGAAGGCGAAACTTGAAAATATTCGGTTTTTAGGTTATAGAAATGATATAAATGATTTTTTAAGAAATATAGATATTTTTGTTTTGCCTTCACATAGTGAGGGTTTTGGCATTTCAGTGGCTGAGGCGATGACATTGGGTGTACCGGTCATTGCAACAAATGTAGGTGGAATACCAGAGATAATAGAAAATAATGAAGATGGAATAATTGTGAATCCTGAAAGTCCAAATGATTTAGCGAATGCCATTGAAATTCTTGCAACAAATACTGATTTGAGAAATAAATTTTCAAAAAAAGGCAGAGAATATATCGTAAGTAATTTTTCAAAAGAAAAGATGTTAAATGATATAGATATTTTGTATGAAAATCTTAGGAGGAAATGA
- the lepA gene encoding translation elongation factor 4 has product MSKVNKENIRNFCIIAHIDHGKSTLADRLIERTGVLTEREMEEQVLDSMDLERERGITIKLQPVRLIYKAKDGEEYELNLIDTPGHVDFTYEVSRSIAACEGALLVVDATQGIEAQTLANLYLALEHDLEIVPVINKIDLPSADPDFVKKEIEDVIGIDAQDSLLISAKEGIGIEEVLEAIVKRIPAPSGDPDKPLKALIFDSFYDNYKGAISFIRIFDGTLKQGDKIKMMSTGKEFEVTEVGIFRPNLSPVDFLSAGDVGYVAASIKNVSDTRVGDTITNAEFPASEPLPGYKKVTPMVYCGIYPAEGEDYENLKDALLKLQLNDASLTFEPDTSAALGFGFRCGFLGLLHMDIIQERLEREYNLNLVTTAPGVIYKVYKTNGEVIELDNPTNLPEPTEIDHIEEPIITATIMSPTDYVGPIMELCQDRRGVYQGMDYLEPTRVLIKYDIPLNEIIYDFFDALKSRTKGYASLDYELKGYKTSDLVKLDILINGEIVDALSMIVHKDKAYERARKMTERLKENIPRHLFEIPIQAAIGSKIIARETVKALRKNVLAKCYGGDITRKKKLLEKQKEGKKRMRQIGKVEIPQEAFMSILKLDDDND; this is encoded by the coding sequence ATGTCAAAGGTTAACAAGGAAAACATAAGAAATTTTTGCATTATTGCGCATATAGACCATGGGAAATCGACGCTGGCAGATAGATTGATTGAAAGAACGGGTGTATTGACAGAAAGAGAGATGGAAGAGCAGGTTTTAGACAGCATGGATCTTGAAAGAGAAAGGGGTATAACGATAAAACTACAGCCTGTCCGCCTTATATACAAAGCAAAAGACGGGGAGGAATACGAGTTAAATCTTATAGATACTCCTGGTCATGTTGATTTTACATATGAGGTATCCAGAAGTATTGCGGCTTGTGAAGGTGCTTTGCTTGTTGTAGATGCTACACAAGGAATTGAAGCACAAACACTGGCAAACTTGTATTTAGCATTAGAACATGATCTTGAGATTGTACCTGTTATAAATAAGATAGATCTTCCATCGGCAGATCCTGATTTTGTAAAGAAAGAGATAGAGGACGTGATAGGAATAGACGCACAAGATTCACTTCTTATTTCGGCAAAAGAAGGGATAGGCATTGAAGAAGTGCTGGAAGCCATTGTAAAACGAATCCCAGCTCCATCTGGAGATCCAGATAAGCCTTTGAAGGCCTTAATATTTGATTCATTTTACGATAATTATAAAGGAGCTATTAGTTTTATAAGGATCTTTGATGGCACGTTAAAACAAGGCGATAAGATAAAGATGATGTCGACGGGGAAAGAATTTGAGGTGACAGAAGTAGGAATTTTCAGACCTAATTTAAGTCCTGTTGATTTCCTGTCTGCCGGTGATGTGGGGTATGTTGCAGCAAGTATAAAAAATGTAAGCGACACTCGAGTTGGCGATACGATAACAAATGCCGAATTTCCAGCATCAGAGCCATTGCCAGGATACAAAAAAGTCACACCGATGGTTTACTGCGGAATATATCCGGCAGAAGGGGAAGATTATGAGAATTTAAAAGATGCACTCTTAAAACTGCAACTAAATGATGCATCTCTAACATTTGAACCTGATACATCGGCGGCTCTTGGATTTGGTTTTAGGTGTGGATTTTTAGGACTTTTGCATATGGACATAATACAAGAAAGACTGGAGAGAGAATATAATCTAAATTTAGTAACGACAGCTCCAGGCGTAATTTATAAGGTATACAAGACAAATGGTGAAGTTATAGAGCTTGACAATCCAACAAATTTACCTGAGCCAACGGAAATAGACCATATAGAAGAGCCTATTATCACTGCGACGATAATGTCGCCGACAGATTATGTGGGGCCTATCATGGAGCTGTGTCAAGATAGAAGAGGCGTATATCAAGGTATGGATTACCTTGAGCCGACTAGAGTGCTTATAAAATATGATATTCCTTTAAATGAAATAATTTACGATTTCTTTGATGCACTAAAATCAAGGACAAAAGGTTATGCTTCTTTAGACTATGAGTTAAAAGGTTATAAGACGTCAGATCTTGTAAAGTTGGATATACTTATTAACGGTGAAATTGTAGATGCTTTGTCTATGATAGTTCACAAAGATAAGGCTTACGAAAGAGCCAGGAAAATGACTGAAAGGCTGAAAGAGAATATACCAAGGCATCTTTTTGAAATACCTATACAGGCAGCTATAGGATCAAAGATAATAGCTAGGGAAACTGTAAAAGCGCTAAGAAAAAATGTGCTGGCAAAATGCTATGGCGGGGATATAACGAGGAAGAAAAAGTTACTAGAGAAACAAAAAGAAGGCAAAAAGAGGATGAGGCAAATTGGAAAAGTAGAAATTCCTCAAGAGGCATTTATGTCAATTCTAAAGCTTGATGATGACAATGATTAG